In Miscanthus floridulus cultivar M001 chromosome 5, ASM1932011v1, whole genome shotgun sequence, one genomic interval encodes:
- the LOC136450678 gene encoding GDSL esterase/lipase At1g58430-like: MAQAHPVLLVLLLFLSSTAISSSKRIQPKFSAIFYFGDSVLDTGNNNHLPTVAVANHVPYGRDFPGKKPTGRFSNGRLIPDLLNEKLQLKEFSPPFLDTRLSSNDMVTGVNFASAGSGLDDQTSQLSNTLPMSKQVDLFKDYLLRLRNIVGDKEASRIIASSLIFISSGTNDFSHYYRSSKKRKMDIGDYQDIVLWMVQVYVKELYDLGGRQFCLAGLPPFGCAPIQITLSRDPDRACVDEQNWDAQVYNSKLQKLLTTLQGSLHGSRIVYLDAYRALMEILENPAKYGFTETTRGCCGTGLREVALFCNALTPICKNVSSYVFYDAVHPTERVYMLVNDYIVKYVIPQF, translated from the exons ATGGCACAGGCACACCCTGTTCTCCTAGTCCTTTTGCTCTTCCTCTCCTCCACTGCCATTTCTTCCTCCAAGAGAATTCAGCCGAAGTTCTCGGCTATCTTCTACTTTGGCGACTCAGTTCTCGACACCGGCAACAACAATCATCTCCCCACGGTGGCTGTAGCGAACCATGTTCCTTACGGAAGAGATTTCCCAGGGAAGAAACCAACAGGGAGGTTTTCCAATGGCCGGCTTATCCCAGACCTCCTCAACGAGAAGCTGCAACTCAAAGAATTCTCACCGCCGTTTCTGGATACAAGGCTGTCAAGCAACGACATGGTGACAGGGGTGAACTTCGCATCAGCTGGTTCAGGATTAGATGACCAGACGTCGCAGCTGTCCAATACTCTACCAATGTCCAAACAGGTGGACCTCTTCAAGGACTACCTCCTCCGGCTCAGGAACATTGTTGGGGACAAGGAGGCTTCCAGGATCATTGCCAGCTCTCTGATCTTTATCAGCTCAGGAACCAACGATTTCTCACATTACTACCGTTcgtcgaagaagaggaagatggacATTGGTGACTACCAAGATATTGTTCTCTGGATGGTACAGGTTTATGTCAAG GAATTATATGACCTTGGGGGCCGACAATTCTGTTTGGCAGGCCTTCCGCCGTTTGGTTGCGCACCTATCCAAATCACATTGAGCAGAGACCCTGACAGGGCATGTGTGGATGAGCAAAACTGGGATGCTCAGGTCTATAACTCTAAACTTCAAAAATTACTTACAACTTTGCAAGGCTCACTCCATGGAAGCAGAATTGTGTACTTGGATGCATACAGAGCTCTCATGGAGATCCTGGAGAACCCGGCAAAATACG GATTTACAGAGACAACACGAGGATGTTGCGGGACTGGGCTCAGAGAGGTTGCTCTGTTTTGCAATGCATTGACTCCTATCTGCAAAAATGTGTCATCCTATGTATTTTACGATGCTGTGCACCCAACAGAGAGGGTTTACATGTTAGTAAATGATTACATAGTCAAATACGTTATTCCACAGTTTTAA